One genomic segment of Paraburkholderia hospita includes these proteins:
- a CDS encoding MFS transporter, whose protein sequence is MNGLPNTSNNPQTHAVASRAKIVMMAVIAGAVITNIYCTQPILPLIASGLQVDLTTVDLVAGAALLGFATGLALLLPLGDRFDRRKLVLAQIALAFVFALSSALSPGIWPLIGASFGLGIVSCVPQQLVPFAAVMSLPSERGRSVGTVVSGIMVGILLGRTISGVIGATYGWRAVYGVEALFMIPVWIAAASLLPRGVPSTDLSYGRLLASLWPLVRDNRPIRESMIVQALLWACFNAFWVNLAALLANGPQHLGSAWAGGFGIIGATGALAASLGGRATDRLGSRTVIAASIGIVTLAYVLLAGAESSLTFLIIGVIVLDIGVQSGLVSNQTRAFAVDPKAQGRINSLYMTATFSGGAIGVMISGWLMTRFGWTGVVIFGIALGLVASAYHWLGGNRRMQSAAQS, encoded by the coding sequence GTGAACGGCCTGCCAAATACATCGAATAATCCCCAGACCCACGCAGTCGCGTCACGCGCCAAAATCGTCATGATGGCGGTCATCGCCGGCGCGGTGATCACCAACATCTACTGCACGCAGCCAATCCTGCCGCTGATCGCTTCTGGCCTGCAGGTCGACCTGACCACCGTCGACCTGGTCGCCGGCGCGGCGCTGCTCGGCTTTGCGACGGGCCTCGCCTTGCTGTTACCGCTAGGCGATCGCTTCGACCGGCGCAAGCTCGTGCTCGCGCAGATTGCGCTCGCCTTCGTCTTCGCGCTGAGTTCCGCGCTTTCACCCGGCATCTGGCCGCTGATCGGAGCGTCTTTCGGTCTTGGCATCGTCAGTTGCGTGCCTCAGCAGCTCGTACCCTTCGCTGCCGTCATGTCATTGCCGAGTGAACGCGGGCGTTCGGTCGGCACGGTCGTCAGCGGCATCATGGTCGGCATTCTGTTGGGCCGCACGATCAGCGGCGTGATCGGTGCGACCTACGGCTGGCGCGCCGTGTACGGCGTGGAAGCGCTGTTCATGATCCCCGTCTGGATCGCTGCCGCGTCGCTGCTTCCACGCGGCGTGCCTTCCACCGATCTTTCCTACGGACGTCTGCTCGCTTCACTCTGGCCACTGGTTCGGGACAATCGCCCGATTCGTGAATCGATGATTGTTCAGGCGCTGTTGTGGGCCTGCTTCAACGCATTCTGGGTCAATCTGGCGGCGCTTCTGGCAAACGGCCCCCAGCACCTTGGCAGTGCGTGGGCTGGCGGCTTTGGGATCATCGGCGCGACGGGTGCACTCGCCGCTTCACTCGGCGGTCGCGCGACAGATCGACTCGGCTCGCGCACCGTCATTGCGGCCAGCATCGGCATCGTTACGCTCGCCTATGTGCTGCTCGCCGGCGCGGAGTCCTCGCTGACGTTCCTGATCATCGGGGTCATCGTGCTCGATATCGGTGTGCAGTCGGGTCTCGTGTCCAACCAGACGCGCGCCTTTGCCGTCGATCCCAAGGCGCAGGGCCGCATCAACAGTCTCTACATGACGGCCACCTTCTCCGGCGGTGCCATCGGCGTGATGATCAGCGGCTGGCTGATGACCCGCTTCGGCTGGACGGGCGTCGTGATCTTCGGCATTGCATTGGGGCTCGTCGCTTCCGCATACCACTGGCTTGGTGGCAACCGACGCATGCAAAGCGCAGCTCAATCGTGA
- a CDS encoding GlxA family transcriptional regulator — MKIAIVVLDGVQALDIAGALDVFSEANQCLRATCQYQVSLVGERAGHIACSNSMQLSVPFDYTAFQTSVDVLLVTGRPHLSNSRPKREFLDWLRDRAFQSKRIGSICNGAFLLGHAGVLNGREVTASWADASSLAREFPLARIRPDKVLIRDGNLVSSAGATAGWHLCLSQVADDWGHEFAARIATRLGMDMDHEGRPYIDPAAGKNTLIEKVQRYVTDHIADELSIEELASAVSVSRRNFSRLFAKHAQMTPSAFVEELRVDAARKILGGTDDPLKTIAFKCGFHNATHMRMVFLRRINVTPMQCRQQMRGVESVYGVPRRMHRSDQSTDLEATA, encoded by the coding sequence ATGAAAATCGCTATTGTCGTGCTTGACGGTGTGCAAGCGCTGGATATTGCCGGCGCACTCGATGTCTTTTCCGAAGCGAACCAATGCCTGCGGGCAACCTGTCAGTATCAGGTTTCGTTAGTAGGTGAGCGGGCGGGCCATATAGCTTGCTCGAATTCGATGCAGCTTTCCGTCCCGTTTGACTACACAGCGTTTCAAACATCTGTCGATGTTTTGCTGGTGACGGGTAGACCGCACTTGTCGAACTCTCGCCCGAAGCGCGAATTCCTGGACTGGTTGCGCGATCGCGCTTTCCAGTCGAAGCGAATCGGCTCCATTTGCAATGGGGCGTTTCTATTAGGGCACGCAGGTGTGCTCAACGGTAGAGAAGTCACCGCCAGTTGGGCCGACGCGAGTTCTCTGGCCCGGGAATTCCCGCTGGCTCGAATTCGTCCCGACAAAGTCCTGATACGTGATGGCAACCTGGTGTCATCCGCCGGTGCGACGGCGGGCTGGCATCTTTGTCTATCTCAGGTCGCAGACGACTGGGGCCATGAATTCGCTGCACGGATCGCGACGCGTCTTGGCATGGACATGGATCATGAGGGCAGACCGTATATCGATCCCGCCGCGGGCAAGAACACGCTCATCGAGAAGGTACAGCGATACGTCACCGATCATATTGCCGATGAACTGTCGATCGAAGAGCTTGCCAGCGCCGTCTCGGTTAGCAGAAGAAATTTTTCGAGACTGTTTGCGAAACATGCGCAGATGACTCCATCCGCATTTGTCGAAGAACTTCGTGTGGACGCCGCGAGAAAGATACTAGGTGGGACTGACGACCCTCTGAAGACCATTGCATTCAAATGCGGTTTCCACAATGCCACGCATATGCGCATGGTCTTCCTTAGGCGTATCAACGTGACACCTATGCAATGCCGACAGCAAATGCGGGGTGTCGAGAGCGTATATGGCGTGCCGCGACGTATGCATCGGTCGGATCAATCCACCGACCTTGAGGCTACTGCGTAA